The Blastocatellia bacterium genome includes a window with the following:
- a CDS encoding phosphomannose isomerase type II C-terminal cupin domain encodes MTIYVEERPWGRFEVLTEADTHKVKRITVNPGHRLSYQYHHHRSEHWVIVAGSGVVIRDDEVIPVRANQSVHIPAGAKHRIENTGTEPLVFIEVQYGTYLGEDDIVRLADDYQRIPSASA; translated from the coding sequence ATGACCATCTACGTTGAGGAGCGTCCCTGGGGACGGTTTGAGGTTCTCACCGAAGCCGATACGCACAAGGTGAAGCGGATCACCGTGAATCCCGGTCATCGCTTGAGCTATCAGTATCACCACCATCGGAGCGAGCACTGGGTCATCGTGGCCGGTTCCGGCGTGGTGATCCGCGACGACGAAGTTATCCCAGTGAGGGCCAATCAAAGCGTGCACATCCCGGCGGGAGCGAAACATCGCATCGAGAACACGGGCACCGAGCCCCTCGTCTTCATCGAGGTGCAGTACGGAACGTACCTCGGCGAAGATGACATCGTCCGGCTGGCCGACGATTACCAGCGGATTCCCTCCGCATCCGCCTGA
- the rfbD gene encoding dTDP-4-dehydrorhamnose reductase produces the protein MRRKVVITGAGGLLGRALAECGASRWDVHALTHADLDICDPAAVNEALERLRPQVVINCAALSNVDQCQREPDRAFAVNAHGPGHLARACGRIGADLVQISTDYVFDGRKGAPYTLTDVPHPINLYGESKLAGEQAVRRALDRFYIVRPARIFGRGGRNFATKILDLIAARQPIRAIVDEVGSPTYARDLAERIIRIVEEGPPGIYHVTNGGACSWYEFACEVVRLLGRQDIPIEPVRSDDLGRPAPRPAATALRCLLSEDLGWSPLRPWPEAYVDFLKEVGIR, from the coding sequence ATGAGGCGAAAGGTCGTGATCACCGGAGCGGGAGGATTGCTCGGACGGGCTCTCGCCGAGTGCGGGGCGTCCCGATGGGACGTTCACGCGCTGACGCATGCGGACCTCGACATCTGCGATCCGGCGGCGGTGAACGAGGCCCTCGAGCGTCTCCGCCCCCAGGTTGTGATCAACTGCGCGGCTCTCTCCAACGTGGACCAGTGCCAGCGGGAGCCCGATCGGGCGTTCGCCGTGAATGCCCACGGTCCGGGGCATCTCGCGCGGGCCTGCGGGCGGATCGGAGCGGATCTCGTTCAGATCAGCACCGACTACGTCTTCGATGGCCGGAAGGGAGCGCCGTACACTCTGACGGATGTCCCTCATCCGATCAATCTCTACGGCGAATCGAAGCTGGCGGGGGAGCAGGCCGTCCGGCGCGCGCTCGACCGGTTTTATATCGTTCGGCCGGCGCGTATCTTCGGTCGCGGGGGGCGAAACTTTGCCACGAAAATTCTGGACCTCATTGCCGCTCGGCAACCGATTCGCGCCATCGTGGATGAAGTGGGGTCGCCGACCTACGCCCGCGATCTGGCCGAGCGGATCATCCGCATCGTCGAAGAAGGACCGCCGGGGATTTACCACGTCACCAACGGTGGAGCCTGCTCCTGGTACGAATTCGCCTGCGAAGTCGTTCGACTTCTCGGGCGGCAGGACATTCCCATCGAGCCCGTCCGCAGCGACGACCTTGGCCGTCCGGCACCGCGTCCGGCGGCGACGGCCCTGCGCTGCCTGCTCAGCGAGGATCTGGGCTGGAGCCCGTTGCGCCCCTGGCCGGAGGCCTACGTGGATTTTCTCAAGGAGGTTGGAATCCGATGA
- the rfbB gene encoding dTDP-glucose 4,6-dehydratase → MKFFITGGAGFIGSNFIRHLLREHPDCDIVNFDALTYAGNLDNLTDVAGDPRYRFVRGDICHRSQVLEALESETDVVVNFAAETHVDRSIEDPERFVLTNIVGVQVLLDAVRQRRVGRFVQISTDEVMGSLGPTGYFTEESPLQPNSPYAASKAAAEMLVRAARHTFGLDTIIVRAGNNYGPYQFPEKLIPLMITNALADMPLPVYGDGQNVRDWIYVEDYCRALDLIIHQGRAGEIYCVGARSERTNLEVVEKILALLGKPRSLIRFVEDRPGHDRRYAIDPTKVERELGWRPQETFDSGLRKTVAWYQTHSSWVENVRSGDYLHYYERHYGRRKVIG, encoded by the coding sequence GTGAAGTTTTTCATCACCGGAGGAGCGGGATTCATCGGGTCCAACTTCATCCGTCATCTGCTCCGAGAGCATCCCGACTGTGATATCGTCAATTTCGATGCCCTCACCTATGCGGGGAATCTCGACAATCTCACCGATGTGGCGGGCGATCCTCGATACCGGTTCGTGCGGGGAGATATTTGTCATCGGTCTCAGGTCCTGGAGGCGCTGGAGTCGGAGACCGATGTCGTGGTGAATTTCGCCGCGGAGACGCACGTGGATCGAAGCATCGAGGATCCCGAGCGATTTGTCCTCACCAACATCGTGGGCGTTCAGGTGTTGCTCGATGCCGTGCGCCAGCGGCGCGTCGGACGATTCGTTCAGATCTCCACCGATGAGGTGATGGGAAGTCTCGGACCGACGGGGTACTTCACCGAGGAGAGTCCTCTCCAGCCCAACAGCCCGTATGCGGCGAGCAAGGCGGCAGCGGAAATGCTCGTCCGGGCGGCGCGTCACACCTTCGGCCTGGACACAATCATCGTTCGAGCGGGAAACAACTATGGCCCCTATCAATTCCCCGAGAAATTGATCCCCTTGATGATCACCAACGCGCTGGCCGACATGCCGCTGCCCGTCTACGGCGATGGCCAGAATGTGCGGGACTGGATTTACGTGGAGGATTACTGTCGCGCTCTGGATCTGATCATTCATCAAGGTCGCGCGGGAGAAATCTATTGCGTGGGGGCGCGATCGGAGAGGACGAATCTGGAGGTGGTGGAGAAGATCCTCGCCCTGCTGGGCAAACCCCGGTCCCTCATCCGCTTTGTCGAAGATCGTCCGGGACATGATCGGCGCTATGCTATTGATCCGACCAAGGTCGAACGAGAACTGGGGTGGCGGCCTCAGGAGACGTTCGATAGCGGCTTGAGGAAAACCGTCGCCTGGTATCAAACTCATTCATCCTGGGTGGAGAACGTCCGCAGCGGGGACTATCTCCACTACTATGAACGCCACTACGGCCGACGGAAAGTGATCGGATGA
- a CDS encoding VWA domain-containing protein: MGSQMDDPITKKLGAHLKGLPPGQVESVTGKLMKLPPGRLMVILDLGVGLAGSSLRVAVEFLRMAPDVSPLLSVEELKLWADIGKRLAGVSPDGAMMFFQASLEVIRSLPSPLRLPVLMVCDRQSMISSSIAVECFRSSPHVVAAIENEVIATRVYMVASEIAKRSATQSMEFLAKAPDVLSALHRRAHVSGGSESPAPSSAMSERSPARSAEMTRLIDAILDVASLFAQRAGGLATEFLSVFPALLPSVRPADALGLLDHTRQFLERGGGVALHYFRVAGRVLTIAGPRACDAWTALAHLIAAHDNAAVYNFLKVTPTVVTALARLGGRQADEFVHRVIGIVHTVCQHNVFLGIECFKSSPQALTTATLDQFETWARAGIDAHRGDSRRAHAYYALETRASQQALVRSGQGLSLERVGPMLKLYIEGLTGRSVVIKPLSHVPDEMTIHDGKTIYLPAAVAEFVDEAADFRLYKVLAAFGAGHIEFGTYASDSPDLKELSRDLRAAFGSADSVGAGSAASGTDEDGEEKPLTFSSILALFPHRELAEQIFTTLENARIDYFLRATYRGLRRDLDFVQSHLREKRPPITEYPPEAVFHEILLRAALLGGVDEATRANYPHLVRLVETILTEMIRREGATVGDSLRATYQLYSVLSPRAAIRPDKQMMSSDSAPEGDGELRQTESPSDGTEGEADTSASRDERRRTRSDLFTFWVKNASSPLAEADHYEEFEGDGDVGQQEIEPGDRVYYYDEWDHELLDFRAAWCRVIEKPARRGGRQFVEQVRAQYAPLISAIRHQFQLLRPEALVKIKGEVDGEDFDLQAVIDYALDRRTSGRVSDRLYSRRLRRCRDVSVSFLLDMSSSTARTVSPRVARPGAPLRPGKRIIDIEKEGLVLMSEALEAVGDSYSIQGFTSEGRHNVKFFVIKDFDDAPSPEVEARIGGITYYNNTRLGAAIRHTTERLLRQDARTRLLIVLSDGRPYDHDYGDSRYAREDTKVALRQARMAGVIPFCITIDRESEPHLRDMYGEVGYTIIDDVLSLPERLPAIYRRLTR, from the coding sequence CTGCGCGTCGCGGTGGAATTCCTGCGGATGGCGCCCGATGTCTCGCCCTTGTTGAGCGTAGAGGAGTTGAAGCTCTGGGCCGACATCGGCAAGCGGCTCGCCGGAGTCAGTCCCGATGGGGCCATGATGTTTTTCCAGGCGAGCCTCGAGGTGATTCGCTCCCTTCCCTCGCCGTTGCGCTTGCCGGTGTTGATGGTGTGTGATCGCCAGTCAATGATCTCGAGCAGCATTGCCGTGGAGTGTTTCCGCTCCAGTCCTCACGTCGTCGCCGCCATTGAGAACGAAGTCATTGCCACGCGCGTCTACATGGTGGCCAGCGAGATCGCCAAACGGAGCGCCACACAGAGCATGGAATTTCTGGCCAAAGCTCCGGACGTGCTGTCGGCTCTTCACCGGCGGGCGCACGTTTCCGGCGGCTCCGAATCACCAGCGCCATCCTCGGCGATGTCCGAGCGTTCTCCGGCACGATCCGCCGAAATGACCCGGTTGATTGATGCCATCCTCGATGTGGCTTCGCTCTTCGCTCAACGGGCAGGAGGACTGGCGACGGAATTCCTCTCGGTCTTTCCCGCGCTTCTGCCGTCCGTGCGCCCGGCGGATGCTTTGGGTTTGCTGGATCACACCCGGCAATTCCTCGAGCGGGGAGGGGGAGTGGCCCTACATTATTTTCGCGTCGCGGGTCGGGTGTTGACCATCGCCGGGCCGCGTGCCTGTGACGCCTGGACGGCGCTCGCCCATCTCATCGCGGCGCACGATAATGCCGCCGTCTACAATTTTCTCAAAGTCACTCCGACGGTCGTGACGGCGCTGGCCCGTCTCGGAGGACGGCAGGCGGACGAGTTCGTCCACCGTGTCATCGGTATCGTTCACACGGTGTGCCAGCACAATGTCTTCCTCGGCATCGAGTGTTTCAAATCATCGCCCCAGGCTCTGACAACGGCCACGCTCGATCAGTTTGAGACATGGGCTCGCGCGGGCATTGATGCCCACCGAGGAGATAGCCGTCGCGCTCACGCCTACTATGCGCTGGAGACGCGCGCCAGTCAGCAGGCGCTTGTTCGATCCGGACAGGGTCTCTCTCTGGAACGAGTGGGGCCGATGCTCAAACTCTACATCGAAGGTCTGACCGGTCGGAGCGTCGTGATCAAACCCTTGAGCCACGTCCCCGATGAGATGACGATTCACGATGGCAAGACGATTTATCTCCCGGCGGCCGTGGCTGAGTTTGTTGATGAAGCCGCCGATTTCCGCCTCTACAAGGTGCTGGCGGCGTTCGGCGCCGGTCACATCGAGTTCGGCACCTACGCCAGCGACTCGCCCGACCTCAAGGAGCTTTCCCGCGATCTGCGCGCGGCCTTTGGATCAGCGGATTCGGTCGGCGCAGGATCTGCTGCATCTGGAACGGATGAGGACGGAGAGGAGAAGCCCCTGACCTTTTCATCCATTCTTGCTCTCTTCCCCCATCGGGAGCTGGCCGAGCAGATCTTCACCACCCTGGAGAACGCCCGCATTGACTATTTCCTGCGGGCGACCTATCGAGGACTCCGCCGTGATCTCGATTTCGTCCAGTCCCACCTGAGAGAGAAACGTCCACCCATCACGGAATATCCGCCGGAGGCCGTCTTTCACGAGATCTTGCTGCGGGCGGCCCTTCTCGGTGGTGTGGATGAGGCGACGCGGGCGAACTATCCTCATCTGGTGCGACTCGTTGAGACGATTCTCACGGAGATGATCCGGCGCGAGGGGGCCACGGTGGGCGACTCGCTGCGGGCGACGTACCAGCTTTACTCGGTTCTCTCGCCCAGGGCCGCCATCCGCCCGGACAAGCAGATGATGTCGTCCGACTCGGCCCCCGAGGGTGACGGGGAGCTTCGCCAGACGGAATCTCCCTCCGACGGGACCGAGGGAGAAGCCGACACGTCCGCCTCCAGGGACGAGCGCCGACGGACGCGATCAGACCTTTTCACCTTCTGGGTGAAAAATGCGTCATCGCCTCTTGCGGAAGCCGACCATTATGAGGAGTTCGAGGGAGACGGTGACGTTGGCCAGCAGGAGATCGAACCGGGAGATCGCGTCTATTACTATGACGAGTGGGATCACGAACTGCTGGATTTTCGCGCCGCCTGGTGTCGGGTCATTGAGAAGCCCGCGCGTCGTGGGGGTCGGCAGTTCGTCGAACAGGTGCGCGCTCAATATGCCCCGCTCATCAGCGCCATCCGTCATCAGTTCCAGTTGCTTCGCCCGGAGGCGCTGGTGAAGATCAAGGGCGAAGTGGATGGCGAGGATTTCGATCTGCAAGCGGTGATTGATTATGCCCTGGATCGGCGCACGTCCGGGCGCGTGTCGGATCGGTTGTACTCGCGGCGGCTGCGTCGGTGCCGTGATGTCTCGGTGTCATTCCTGCTCGACATGTCGAGTTCGACGGCGCGAACGGTTTCACCGCGCGTGGCGCGACCGGGCGCTCCTTTGCGACCGGGCAAACGCATCATTGACATCGAGAAAGAGGGGCTCGTGCTCATGAGCGAGGCGCTGGAAGCCGTCGGCGATTCCTACTCGATTCAAGGATTCACCAGCGAGGGACGACACAACGTCAAGTTTTTCGTCATTAAAGATTTCGATGATGCCCCCTCGCCGGAGGTGGAGGCGCGCATCGGCGGGATCACCTATTACAATAACACCCGGCTCGGGGCCGCCATCCGCCATACGACCGAGCGTCTGCTTCGCCAGGACGCGCGAACGCGGCTGCTCATCGTGCTGAGCGATGGACGTCCTTACGACCATGACTACGGCGATTCGCGCTATGCCCGCGAGGACACCAAAGTCGCCCTGCGTCAGGCGCGCATGGCCGGCGTCATTCCCTTCTGCATCACGATTGATCGCGAGTCCGAGCCCCATCTGCGCGATATGTACGGTGAGGTCGGCTACACCATCATTGATGATGTCCTCAGTTTGCCCGAACGACTGCCCGCCATCTATCGCCGCCTGACGCGCTAG